Proteins encoded by one window of Collimonas fungivorans:
- a CDS encoding sarcosine oxidase subunit alpha family protein yields the protein MSNSQTHRLQSGGRIDRGAALGFTFNGKSYQGYQGDTLASALLANGVHFVARSWKYHRPRGIVTAGVEEPNALVQLETGAYTVPNARATEIELYQGLSATSVNASPSIENDRMAVNQLFARFIPAGFYYKTFKWPRSWWGKYEEVIREAAGFGKAPTALDPDRYEKTYAHCDVLVAGAGPAGLAAAWVAASSGARVVLADDQSELGGSLLSGPAMIDGLPAAAWVAKITDDLRRLPEVTILSRSTVFGYQDHNLLTVTQRLSEHLPLAARGPVRERLWKVRAKHVILATGAHERPIVFGNNDLPGIMLASAVSTYIHRYGVLPGRKAVIFTNNDDAYQTALDLKANGAEVTVVDPRPAGNSSGSSLPAAARRQGVNIINDAVVVTASGSRHVKMVEVARHQDGVPGQFITSISCDLLGVSGGWNPVIHLFAQSGGKAHWSNEKACFVPGSAMQKETSAGAANGDFSLSGALRDGALAAQQAIVAVGLKPVALPSWKVVELSEAAIMPLWLVGDRKQVGRGPKQFVDYQNDVSAADIYLAAREGYHSVEHVKRYTALGFGTDQGKLGNINGMAILAEVLGKTIPETGTTTFRPNYTPVTFGTVAGRELGEFLTPIRKTCIHPWHQEQGALFEDVGNWKRPWYYPRGKEDLHAAVARECLAARNSVGILDASTLGKIDVQGPDAVTLLNWIYTNPWNKLEVGKCRYGLMLDENGMVFDDGVTVRLGEQHFLMSTTTGGAARVLDWMERWLQTEWPHLKVNLTSVTDHFATFAVVGPNARRVLQKVCKDIDFSNEKFPFMSFREGSINSVFTRIMRISFSGELSYEVNVPANMGRAIWDAIIEAGKEFDITPYGTETMHVLRAEKGYIIVGQDTDGSVTPFDLGMGGLVAKSKDFLGKRSLIRSDTARSDRKQLVGLLSEDKDVVLPEGSQILAEPSNEPIADMIGHVTSSYFSPILQRSIAFALIKGGLGKMGQEVSIPLANGRNLAAKISSLVFYDAEGVRQHVE from the coding sequence ATGAGCAACAGTCAAACGCATCGACTGCAGAGCGGCGGCCGCATAGACCGCGGCGCGGCGCTCGGTTTTACCTTCAACGGCAAGAGTTACCAGGGTTACCAGGGCGATACGCTGGCATCGGCGCTGCTGGCGAACGGCGTGCATTTTGTGGCGCGCAGCTGGAAATACCATCGTCCGCGCGGCATCGTCACGGCCGGCGTGGAAGAACCGAATGCGCTGGTGCAGCTGGAAACCGGCGCTTATACGGTGCCGAACGCGCGCGCCACCGAAATCGAGCTGTACCAGGGCTTGAGCGCCACCAGCGTCAACGCCAGTCCCAGCATCGAGAATGACCGGATGGCGGTGAACCAGCTGTTCGCCCGCTTCATCCCGGCCGGTTTCTATTACAAGACATTCAAGTGGCCGCGCAGCTGGTGGGGCAAGTACGAAGAAGTAATACGCGAAGCAGCCGGTTTCGGCAAGGCGCCCACCGCGCTCGATCCTGACCGCTATGAAAAGACCTATGCCCATTGCGATGTGCTGGTGGCGGGCGCAGGCCCGGCCGGCCTGGCTGCGGCCTGGGTCGCTGCCAGTTCGGGTGCACGAGTGGTGCTGGCCGACGACCAGTCGGAACTGGGCGGCAGCCTGTTGTCCGGGCCGGCCATGATCGATGGCTTGCCCGCTGCAGCGTGGGTGGCAAAGATAACGGACGATTTGCGGCGTTTGCCGGAAGTCACGATTTTGTCGCGCAGCACGGTGTTCGGCTACCAGGACCATAACCTGCTGACCGTGACCCAGCGTCTGAGCGAGCACCTGCCGCTGGCGGCGCGCGGACCGGTGCGCGAGCGCTTGTGGAAGGTGCGCGCCAAACACGTGATACTGGCCACCGGCGCGCATGAGCGGCCTATCGTATTCGGCAACAATGACTTGCCGGGCATCATGCTGGCGTCGGCAGTATCGACCTATATCCACCGCTACGGCGTGCTGCCGGGGCGCAAGGCGGTGATCTTCACCAATAATGACGATGCTTACCAGACCGCGCTGGACCTGAAGGCTAACGGCGCAGAAGTGACGGTGGTCGATCCGCGTCCGGCTGGAAACAGCAGCGGCAGCAGCTTGCCGGCCGCCGCCAGGAGGCAGGGCGTCAACATCATCAACGACGCTGTGGTGGTGACTGCCAGCGGCAGCCGCCATGTCAAGATGGTGGAGGTAGCGCGCCACCAGGACGGCGTGCCGGGGCAGTTCATTACCTCGATCTCCTGCGACTTACTAGGCGTGTCGGGCGGCTGGAACCCGGTGATCCACCTGTTTGCGCAATCCGGCGGCAAGGCGCACTGGAGCAATGAAAAAGCCTGTTTTGTACCGGGCTCGGCGATGCAAAAGGAAACCAGCGCAGGCGCCGCCAATGGCGATTTCAGCCTGAGCGGCGCCTTGCGCGACGGTGCCTTGGCAGCACAGCAAGCGATTGTTGCAGTAGGGTTGAAGCCGGTAGCGCTGCCCAGCTGGAAAGTGGTGGAGTTGTCCGAAGCCGCCATCATGCCTTTGTGGCTGGTGGGTGACCGCAAGCAGGTGGGCCGCGGCCCCAAGCAGTTCGTCGATTACCAGAACGACGTTTCGGCGGCAGATATCTACCTGGCAGCGCGCGAAGGCTATCATTCGGTGGAACACGTCAAGCGTTATACCGCACTGGGCTTCGGCACCGACCAGGGCAAGCTCGGCAATATCAACGGCATGGCGATCCTGGCTGAAGTGCTGGGCAAGACCATCCCGGAAACCGGCACCACTACCTTCCGCCCGAACTACACGCCGGTGACCTTCGGCACAGTGGCCGGACGCGAACTGGGCGAGTTCCTGACGCCGATCCGCAAGACCTGCATCCATCCGTGGCACCAGGAGCAGGGCGCCTTGTTTGAAGACGTCGGCAACTGGAAGCGGCCATGGTATTACCCGCGCGGCAAGGAAGACCTGCATGCCGCGGTGGCGCGCGAATGCCTGGCAGCGCGCAACAGCGTCGGCATCCTGGATGCCTCGACCCTGGGCAAGATCGATGTGCAGGGACCGGATGCGGTGACCTTGCTGAACTGGATCTACACCAATCCGTGGAACAAGCTGGAAGTCGGCAAGTGCCGCTACGGCCTGATGCTCGATGAAAACGGCATGGTGTTCGACGACGGCGTCACGGTGCGCCTGGGCGAACAGCATTTCCTGATGAGCACCACCACCGGCGGCGCGGCGCGCGTGCTGGACTGGATGGAGCGCTGGCTGCAGACCGAATGGCCGCACCTGAAGGTCAACCTGACGTCGGTGACCGATCATTTCGCGACCTTTGCAGTAGTCGGGCCAAATGCCCGCCGCGTGCTGCAGAAGGTGTGCAAGGACATCGATTTCTCGAACGAGAAATTCCCGTTCATGTCGTTCCGCGAAGGCAGCATCAACAGCGTCTTCACCCGCATCATGCGCATCAGTTTTTCGGGTGAACTGTCGTATGAGGTGAACGTGCCGGCCAATATGGGACGCGCCATCTGGGATGCGATCATCGAAGCCGGCAAGGAATTCGACATCACGCCTTACGGCACAGAGACCATGCACGTGCTGCGTGCAGAAAAAGGCTACATCATCGTCGGCCAGGATACCGACGGTTCGGTGACGCCGTTCGACCTCGGCATGGGCGGCCTGGTCGCCAAGTCCAAGGATTTCCTCGGCAAGCGTTCGCTGATACGTTCCGATACTGCGCGCAGCGACCGCAAGCAGCTGGTCGGCCTGCTCAGCGAGGATAAGGATGTTGTGCTGCCGGAAGGCAGCCAGATCCTGGCAGAGCCGAGCAATGAACCGATCGCCGACATGATTGGCCATGTGACGTCCAGTTATTTCAGCCCGATCCTGCAGCGTTCGATCGCGTTTGCGCTGATCAAGGGCGGCCTCGGCAAGATGGGGCAGGAAGTCAGCATTCCGCTGGCGAACGGACGCAATCTCGCGGCCAAGATCAGCAGCCTGGTGTTTTACGATGCAGAAGGAGTCCGTCAACATGTTGAATGA
- a CDS encoding sarcosine oxidase subunit delta, whose product MLLITCPWCGPRAESEFHCGGEADIARPLDTENISDEAWGDYLFMRKNPRGVHREQWLHSHGCRRWFMAERDTVTYEFLGYSKFGEKTETGSAT is encoded by the coding sequence ATGTTATTGATTACCTGCCCTTGGTGCGGGCCGCGCGCCGAGAGTGAGTTCCATTGCGGCGGCGAAGCTGACATTGCACGCCCGCTGGACACCGAAAACATCAGCGACGAAGCCTGGGGCGACTACCTCTTCATGCGCAAGAATCCGCGCGGCGTGCACCGCGAGCAGTGGCTGCACAGCCATGGCTGCCGGCGCTGGTTCATGGCCGAGCGCGACACCGTCACCTACGAATTCCTCGGTTACAGCAAGTTCGGCGAAAAGACTGAAACAGGGAGCGCAACATGA